From Hartmannibacter diazotrophicus, a single genomic window includes:
- a CDS encoding bifunctional enoyl-CoA hydratase/phosphate acetyltransferase, which translates to MAENHHVFSRLLDDAKATPPIPTAVVWPLSAVALEGVCDAAAGRVIEPVLIGPASEMVAIAGKEGLDISGFQTAEVGSEADAAAKGVELCLAGKTQILMKGSLHTDVFMHAAMQDATGLRTHRRTSHVFIFDVPSYPRMLMITDAAVNITPGLMDKADIVQNAIDLAHVLGLECPKVAILSAVETVNPKIQSTIDAAALCKMADRGQITGGLLDGPLAFDNAVNLQAAEIKHITSPVAGQADILIVPDLESGNMLSKQLEYLAGAEAAGIVLGARVPIVLTSRADGRKARMASAAVAAMLAHARVSKTDAAVKG; encoded by the coding sequence ATGGCCGAAAATCATCATGTGTTTTCCCGTCTTCTCGACGATGCGAAGGCGACGCCGCCCATACCGACCGCGGTGGTCTGGCCGCTGAGCGCCGTGGCACTGGAAGGCGTTTGCGATGCGGCGGCGGGACGGGTCATCGAGCCGGTGCTGATCGGTCCCGCGTCGGAGATGGTCGCAATCGCCGGAAAAGAAGGGCTGGATATCTCCGGCTTCCAGACCGCCGAAGTCGGGAGCGAGGCTGATGCGGCCGCGAAGGGCGTGGAGCTCTGCCTTGCCGGCAAGACGCAGATCCTGATGAAGGGCAGCCTGCACACGGACGTCTTCATGCATGCTGCGATGCAGGACGCCACGGGCCTTCGAACCCATCGCCGGACCTCGCATGTCTTCATCTTCGACGTGCCGAGCTATCCGAGAATGCTGATGATCACCGATGCCGCCGTGAACATCACGCCCGGCCTGATGGACAAGGCCGACATCGTCCAGAACGCCATCGATCTTGCCCACGTCCTCGGCCTGGAGTGCCCCAAGGTCGCGATCCTCTCCGCCGTCGAGACCGTGAATCCGAAAATCCAGTCCACCATCGATGCCGCGGCGCTGTGCAAGATGGCCGACCGGGGCCAGATCACCGGCGGACTTTTGGACGGACCGCTCGCCTTCGACAACGCGGTGAACCTGCAGGCGGCCGAGATCAAGCACATCACCTCGCCAGTCGCCGGGCAGGCCGACATCCTGATCGTGCCCGATCTGGAGTCGGGCAACATGCTCAGCAAGCAGCTTGAGTATCTCGCGGGCGCGGAGGCGGCCGGCATCGTGCTCGGCGCGCGGGTTCCGATCGTGCTGACGAGCCGCGCCGACGGGCGCAAGGCGCGGATGGCTTCGGCCGCCGTCGCGGCGATGCTTGCGCATGCCCGCGTCTCCAAGACCGATGCCGCAGTGAAGGGTTGA
- a CDS encoding FGGY family carbohydrate kinase yields MASPLILAIDQGTSSTKSLLVDAAGKVVAIGSAPLGQSAPQPGWVEQDALEIWQSVQRAVAAAVTPETAGRIVAVGLSTQRESCVIWERSSGKPLTPVLSWQDQRTEGLCAELRAECHSDYVRKTSGLPLDPMFSAAKAKWLLDRIDPDRRRADAGEIVVGTIDAFLLSRFGGEPLVEAGNASRMQLVDVAKADYDDRLLALFGIPRAALPRIVPSTGPFPAVRGLAPVPDGVPVTAVLADSHAALFAHGAFAPGPVKATQGTGSSVMGLLDRPATNDGASLHKGLCVTLAWWIDAPMLAFEGNIRSAGSTLIWTADLLGVGTDELARMAALIEDAGNVHLVPGFNGLGAPWWDGVAVATLSGFALGTKREVVARAALDSIAHQIADLIDAVRESGVAVDRLHVDGGPTKNAQLMQFEADMIGLPVETTETAELSAMGAAHLAGVSAGLFDLRSLGELDRGGLVYTPAVDEASRAAKRAGWRRAVARSLSSGMA; encoded by the coding sequence ATGGCGTCACCGCTCATCCTCGCCATCGATCAGGGCACAAGCTCGACCAAGAGCCTCCTTGTGGATGCGGCAGGCAAGGTCGTGGCCATCGGGTCGGCGCCGCTCGGCCAGAGCGCGCCCCAGCCGGGCTGGGTCGAGCAGGATGCGCTTGAAATCTGGCAGAGCGTGCAGCGCGCGGTCGCCGCGGCGGTCACACCCGAAACGGCCGGGAGGATCGTGGCCGTCGGGCTCAGCACGCAGCGCGAATCCTGCGTCATCTGGGAGAGGTCAAGCGGCAAGCCATTGACCCCGGTGCTCTCCTGGCAGGACCAGCGGACCGAAGGTCTTTGTGCGGAGTTGCGCGCCGAGTGTCACAGCGACTATGTCCGCAAGACGAGCGGGTTGCCGCTCGATCCGATGTTCTCGGCCGCCAAGGCGAAATGGCTGCTCGACCGTATCGACCCGGACCGCAGGCGCGCAGACGCCGGCGAGATCGTCGTCGGCACGATTGACGCGTTCCTGCTCTCGCGCTTCGGCGGTGAGCCACTGGTCGAGGCCGGCAACGCCTCGCGCATGCAACTCGTCGATGTCGCGAAGGCCGACTATGACGACAGGCTGCTGGCGCTCTTCGGCATTCCGCGCGCAGCATTGCCGCGCATCGTTCCCTCGACGGGGCCGTTTCCGGCGGTTCGCGGTCTCGCGCCCGTTCCCGATGGCGTGCCGGTCACGGCGGTCCTCGCCGATTCCCACGCCGCGCTCTTCGCCCATGGCGCCTTTGCGCCGGGGCCCGTGAAGGCGACGCAAGGCACCGGCTCGTCCGTGATGGGCCTGCTCGACCGGCCCGCGACCAACGACGGCGCAAGCCTGCACAAGGGCCTCTGCGTCACGCTCGCCTGGTGGATCGACGCGCCGATGCTGGCCTTCGAGGGCAACATCCGCTCGGCGGGCTCGACGCTGATCTGGACCGCCGACCTTCTTGGCGTCGGAACGGACGAACTCGCGCGCATGGCGGCCTTGATCGAGGATGCCGGCAATGTCCACCTCGTGCCGGGCTTCAACGGCCTCGGCGCGCCCTGGTGGGACGGGGTGGCGGTGGCGACCCTCTCCGGCTTTGCGCTTGGAACCAAACGGGAGGTGGTTGCCCGTGCGGCGCTCGACTCCATCGCCCACCAGATCGCCGATCTCATCGATGCGGTGCGTGAAAGCGGTGTCGCCGTCGATCGTCTTCATGTCGACGGCGGACCGACAAAAAATGCACAACTCATGCAATTTGAGGCCGACATGATCGGCCTTCCCGTCGAGACGACCGAAACCGCTGAACTGTCCGCGATGGGCGCGGCGCATCTGGCCGGTGTCTCGGCCGGGCTCTTCGATCTCCGCTCGCTCGGCGAGCTGGATCGCGGCGGGCTCGTCTACACCCCGGCGGTTGATGAAGCCTCGCGCGCGGCAAAGCGCGCGGGCTGGCGGCGCGCCGTTGCCCGCTCTCTCAGCAGCGGAATGGCCTGA
- a CDS encoding ABC transporter permease has protein sequence MTTASGGAEAGSRKWSLRLGSGATGPFLGLIALCVFLAFSSDTFLTMRNFLNVMDQITVIGVMAIGMTFVILIGGIDLSVGSVLALSAMVMGYLGNWVGVPFPLAIMAALLAASVAGLVSGLMVTQLNMPPFIATLAMMSMARGIASIITDGQQIIGFPDWFSNLAIIRHFGLLSATVAVMLFFTLVTWAFLRFRPAGRELYAIGGSPEVARLAGVRVAAATVGVYVFCGFMAGIAGVILSARLDSAQPSSGLGYELDTIAAVVIGGASLSGGVGGIAGTAVGVLIIGFLRNGLNLLHVSPFVQQVIIGLVIALAVAADTVRKRRQ, from the coding sequence ATGACGACGGCATCGGGCGGGGCGGAGGCCGGATCGCGAAAGTGGAGCCTGCGCCTTGGCAGCGGCGCGACCGGCCCGTTTCTCGGCCTGATCGCGCTCTGCGTTTTCCTGGCCTTCTCCAGCGACACCTTCCTGACCATGCGCAACTTCCTCAACGTCATGGACCAGATCACGGTGATCGGCGTCATGGCGATCGGCATGACCTTCGTCATCCTGATCGGCGGCATCGATCTCTCGGTCGGATCGGTCCTGGCGCTGTCGGCCATGGTGATGGGCTATCTCGGCAACTGGGTCGGCGTTCCCTTTCCGCTGGCGATCATGGCCGCGCTCCTTGCCGCGTCCGTCGCCGGTCTTGTCAGCGGTCTGATGGTGACGCAGCTCAACATGCCGCCATTCATCGCGACGCTGGCGATGATGTCGATGGCGCGCGGTATCGCGTCGATCATCACCGACGGCCAGCAGATCATCGGCTTTCCCGACTGGTTCTCGAACCTTGCCATCATCCGGCACTTCGGCCTGCTCAGCGCCACCGTTGCCGTCATGCTCTTCTTCACGCTGGTGACCTGGGCCTTCCTGCGCTTCCGTCCGGCAGGGCGTGAACTCTATGCGATCGGCGGCAGCCCCGAGGTTGCCCGGCTTGCCGGTGTGCGCGTCGCCGCCGCAACGGTCGGCGTCTATGTCTTCTGCGGCTTCATGGCCGGGATTGCCGGGGTGATCCTGTCGGCCCGCCTCGACTCCGCCCAGCCGAGTTCGGGCCTTGGCTACGAACTCGACACCATTGCGGCGGTCGTCATCGGCGGCGCCAGCCTCTCCGGCGGTGTCGGCGGCATCGCCGGCACGGCAGTCGGCGTCCTGATCATCGGTTTCCTACGCAACGGCCTCAACCTGCTCCACGTCTCGCCCTTCGTGCAGCAGGTAATCATCGGCCTCGTCATCGCACTGGCGGTGGCGGCGGACACGGTCCGCAAGCGCCGCCAGTAG
- a CDS encoding 6,7-dimethyl-8-ribityllumazine synthase yields the protein MTHTRYAFVKANWHADIVDRALDGFLELIPASQVDVYDVPGAFEMPLVARDLALSHRYAAVAAAALVVDGGIYRHDFVAAAVVDGLMRVSLDTGVPILSVSLTPHHFQETDHHRAIFREHFVKKGREAAEAALMIGKTRMSLAA from the coding sequence GTGACGCACACCCGCTATGCCTTCGTCAAAGCCAACTGGCACGCCGACATTGTCGACCGGGCCCTCGACGGATTTCTGGAACTCATTCCCGCTTCCCAGGTCGACGTCTACGACGTGCCCGGCGCTTTCGAGATGCCGCTCGTCGCCCGCGATCTGGCATTGTCGCATCGCTATGCCGCCGTCGCGGCCGCTGCCCTCGTCGTCGATGGTGGCATCTACCGTCATGATTTCGTCGCCGCCGCCGTTGTCGACGGCCTGATGCGCGTCAGCCTCGACACGGGCGTTCCGATCCTCTCGGTGTCGCTGACCCCGCATCATTTCCAGGAGACGGACCATCACCGCGCGATCTTCCGCGAGCATTTCGTCAAGAAGGGCAGGGAGGCCGCCGAGGCGGCCCTGATGATCGGCAAGACGCGCATGTCGCTCGCCGCCTGA
- a CDS encoding glucose 1-dehydrogenase, which produces MARFDGKTVVITGGSRGIGAAIARRFASEGASVLVSANEALVKDVAESITASGGKAASFIADVTDKASVTVLYDEAEKVFGGVDISVQNAGVITIAKIEDMTEAEWDKVMDVNTKGVFLCCQEAIRRMRAQGRGGRLINTASGQAREGFIYTPHYAASKFGVVGVTQSLAKEVAKEGITVNAFCPGIIETDMWAYNDEVWGKLLGDYKPGELMAEWVEGIPMGRAGSGDDVAGLVAFLASDDAAYITGQTINVDGGLIMS; this is translated from the coding sequence ATGGCGCGATTTGACGGAAAGACAGTGGTGATCACGGGAGGCAGCCGCGGCATTGGCGCGGCCATCGCCCGCAGGTTTGCAAGCGAGGGCGCCTCGGTGCTGGTGTCGGCCAACGAGGCCCTCGTCAAGGACGTGGCCGAGTCGATCACTGCGAGCGGTGGCAAGGCCGCAAGCTTCATCGCCGACGTCACCGACAAGGCGAGTGTCACCGTGCTCTACGACGAGGCGGAAAAGGTTTTCGGCGGCGTCGACATCTCGGTCCAGAATGCCGGCGTGATCACCATCGCCAAGATCGAGGACATGACCGAGGCCGAGTGGGACAAGGTCATGGACGTCAACACCAAGGGCGTTTTCCTGTGCTGCCAGGAGGCGATCCGGCGCATGCGCGCGCAAGGGCGCGGCGGCCGGCTGATCAACACCGCCTCGGGCCAGGCGCGCGAGGGCTTCATCTACACGCCGCACTATGCCGCCTCCAAGTTCGGCGTCGTCGGCGTCACGCAGAGCCTTGCCAAGGAAGTCGCCAAGGAAGGCATCACCGTCAACGCCTTCTGCCCGGGCATCATCGAGACCGACATGTGGGCCTACAACGACGAGGTCTGGGGCAAGCTCTTGGGCGACTACAAGCCCGGCGAACTGATGGCGGAATGGGTGGAAGGCATCCCGATGGGCCGCGCCGGCTCGGGCGATGACGTCGCCGGCCTCGTTGCCTTCCTTGCCAGCGACGACGCGGCCTATATCACCGGCCAGACGATCAACGTCGACGGCGGTCTGATCATGTCCTGA
- a CDS encoding S10 family peptidase translates to MTMARILTAATALLLLVTAPSQAEQQAAPGKTESSTGGIFSLIPADSTSEHTLKTPSGDLAYEATVGSLDLFGQDGQRSAKIVYTAYTAKDAPAGRPVTFAFNGGPGAASAYLHLGLLGPKVLDFGPKHDDGTTPVLHDNPDSWLAFTDLVMIDPIGTGWSRAASSDQAKGFYGVRADADSLAKAIALYVQKNDKLGAPKYLLGESYGGFRAAKVASALKDRQSMLVSGIVMLSPLIEGRFLANSGEDPLSAALQLPSLAAAAMQRDGRFSSEQQREAEHFAMTDYLVALAGPGPAGTEADSLYARIAGLTGIPKDDVARTRGFVGRIYDKEMAGADRIVSPYDAAYSAPDAYPQAAGSHNDDPILDGYTRAYGAAFASYARRDLGFACDMTYELLNGDVNRSWDWNDGHDARTRSDASASGDIADLLSVIPTFRLLIAHGYSDALTPYGVSQYVLDHLPRDLAAGSTALKTYKGGHMFYTDPASRQAFSNDMRDFFEGGKT, encoded by the coding sequence ATGACGATGGCAAGGATCCTGACCGCCGCCACGGCGCTGCTGCTGCTTGTGACCGCCCCCTCACAGGCGGAGCAGCAGGCGGCACCCGGGAAAACGGAAAGCAGCACCGGCGGCATCTTCAGTCTCATACCGGCGGATTCAACGAGCGAGCACACGCTCAAGACACCTTCGGGCGATCTTGCCTACGAAGCGACAGTCGGTTCCCTCGACCTTTTCGGGCAGGACGGCCAGCGATCCGCGAAGATCGTCTACACGGCCTACACCGCCAAGGATGCGCCTGCCGGCAGACCCGTCACCTTCGCCTTCAATGGCGGCCCGGGAGCGGCGTCGGCCTATCTGCATCTCGGTCTTCTCGGGCCGAAGGTGCTGGATTTCGGGCCGAAGCACGACGATGGCACGACGCCGGTTCTGCACGACAACCCGGACAGCTGGCTCGCCTTCACCGATCTCGTGATGATCGACCCCATCGGCACGGGCTGGAGCCGGGCGGCCAGCAGCGACCAGGCCAAGGGCTTCTACGGCGTTCGCGCCGACGCGGACAGCCTTGCCAAGGCCATCGCCCTCTATGTCCAGAAGAACGACAAGCTTGGCGCGCCGAAATATCTGCTCGGCGAAAGCTATGGCGGCTTTCGCGCGGCCAAGGTCGCTTCCGCCCTGAAGGACCGCCAGAGCATGCTCGTCTCGGGCATCGTGATGCTGTCGCCACTCATCGAGGGGCGGTTTCTAGCCAACAGCGGCGAGGATCCTCTCTCGGCGGCGCTGCAACTGCCTTCGCTCGCCGCAGCGGCAATGCAACGGGACGGCCGTTTCTCATCGGAACAGCAGAGAGAGGCCGAGCACTTTGCGATGACCGACTATCTTGTCGCTCTTGCCGGCCCCGGACCGGCCGGCACGGAGGCGGACAGCCTCTATGCCAGGATCGCCGGCCTCACGGGTATTCCCAAGGACGACGTCGCCCGCACGCGCGGCTTCGTCGGCCGCATCTACGACAAGGAAATGGCCGGCGCCGACAGGATCGTGAGCCCCTATGACGCGGCCTACTCTGCCCCGGATGCCTATCCCCAGGCAGCCGGCAGCCACAATGACGACCCGATCCTCGACGGCTATACCCGTGCCTATGGCGCGGCGTTTGCCAGCTATGCCCGCCGCGATCTCGGCTTTGCCTGCGACATGACCTACGAGCTTCTGAATGGCGATGTGAACCGGAGTTGGGACTGGAACGATGGCCACGACGCCCGGACGCGGTCGGACGCGAGCGCATCCGGCGACATCGCCGACCTGCTGTCGGTCATCCCGACATTCCGGCTGCTGATCGCCCATGGCTATTCCGACGCGCTGACGCCCTATGGCGTGAGCCAGTATGTGCTCGACCACCTGCCCCGGGATCTTGCCGCGGGGAGCACGGCGCTGAAGACCTACAAGGGCGGCCACATGTTCTATACGGACCCGGCTTCCCGGCAGGCCTTTTCGAATGACATGCGCGACTTCTTCGAGGGCGGAAAGACCTGA
- a CDS encoding sugar-binding transcriptional regulator, with protein MSRTHELRLMARIAQLYYGEGMKQAEISKLLHISQASVSRLITRALSEGIVRITIAAPRGTFPQTEAALRDRYGLDEVIVADCFEDREDAILAAIGAAAAHYFETTMTDGEVIGISSWSASLLRMVDAIHPLKRVKAERVVQILGGIGNPSVQSHATQLTTRLAELAGAEPMLLPSQGVASSSAARLVMLGDSYVRGTMDQFRRVTMALIGVGALQPSVMLANSGNSFTGEELNDLAARGAVGDICLRFFDIDGKPVGGPFDERIIGMSLDELKTVPRVVAVAGGERKVAALHGALQTGLINVFVTDKFTAEKLAEWPAGNGIPQ; from the coding sequence ATGAGCAGAACCCACGAACTTCGCCTGATGGCCCGCATTGCCCAGCTCTATTACGGCGAAGGCATGAAGCAGGCGGAGATCTCCAAGCTGCTGCATATCTCGCAGGCCAGCGTGTCGCGCCTGATCACCAGGGCGCTTAGCGAAGGCATCGTGCGGATCACCATCGCCGCGCCGCGCGGCACCTTTCCGCAGACCGAAGCGGCCCTGCGCGATCGCTACGGGCTCGACGAGGTGATCGTCGCCGACTGTTTCGAAGACCGCGAGGACGCGATCCTTGCCGCCATCGGGGCCGCCGCCGCGCATTATTTCGAGACGACGATGACCGACGGCGAGGTCATCGGCATTTCCTCATGGAGCGCCTCGCTCCTGCGCATGGTGGACGCCATTCATCCGCTGAAGCGGGTCAAGGCCGAGCGCGTCGTCCAGATTCTCGGCGGCATCGGCAATCCCTCCGTCCAGAGCCATGCGACGCAACTAACGACGCGGCTTGCCGAACTCGCCGGTGCGGAGCCGATGCTGCTGCCCTCGCAGGGCGTTGCCAGTTCCTCGGCGGCGCGGCTCGTCATGCTGGGCGATTCCTACGTGCGCGGCACGATGGACCAGTTCCGGCGGGTGACGATGGCTCTGATCGGCGTCGGCGCGCTGCAGCCCTCGGTGATGCTTGCCAACTCCGGCAATTCCTTCACGGGCGAGGAACTCAACGATCTCGCGGCGCGCGGCGCGGTCGGCGACATCTGCCTGCGCTTCTTCGACATCGACGGCAAGCCGGTCGGCGGCCCCTTCGACGAGCGGATCATCGGCATGAGCCTCGACGAACTGAAGACGGTGCCGCGGGTCGTTGCCGTCGCGGGCGGCGAGCGCAAGGTCGCGGCCCTTCACGGCGCGCTGCAGACCGGGCTCATCAACGTCTTCGTCACCGACAAATTCACGGCCGAGAAGCTGGCGGAATGGCCGGCCGGCAACGGCATTCCTCAATAG
- a CDS encoding transketolase, giving the protein MTLDALAVEMPKDWHPVVWQDASPEERAGRLSATARDVRRSVVRTIDAARAGHIGGDLSVSDILTTLFFSVLRLDPAHPSHPQRDRFILSKGHCAAALYSVLALRGFISPDLLPTFMKPLSALNGHPNRNKVPGVEANTGPLGHGLPIGVGSAIASRLSGANWQTFVVLGDGELQEGSNWEAAMSAGHRGLDNLVAIVDRNRLQQGARTEETARLDPLADKWRAFGWDAVEVDGHDHAALFEVFTRPRQGKPLCIVANTTKGKGVSFIEDRVEWHHKVPSPEQVRQALEELGQ; this is encoded by the coding sequence GTGACCCTAGATGCTCTGGCCGTGGAGATGCCGAAAGACTGGCATCCGGTCGTCTGGCAGGACGCTTCCCCCGAGGAGCGGGCCGGACGGCTTTCCGCGACCGCCCGCGATGTTCGTCGTTCCGTCGTAAGGACGATCGATGCCGCCCGCGCAGGTCATATCGGCGGCGATCTTTCGGTCTCCGACATCCTGACGACGCTCTTCTTTTCGGTGCTGCGGCTCGATCCGGCGCACCCCTCGCACCCGCAGCGCGACCGCTTCATCCTGTCCAAGGGCCATTGCGCCGCCGCGCTCTATTCGGTGCTCGCCCTGCGCGGCTTCATCAGTCCCGATCTGCTGCCGACCTTCATGAAGCCGCTCTCCGCGCTGAACGGCCACCCGAACCGCAACAAGGTGCCGGGCGTGGAGGCCAACACCGGCCCGCTCGGTCATGGCCTTCCGATCGGCGTCGGCAGCGCCATTGCCTCCCGTCTTTCCGGCGCCAACTGGCAGACCTTCGTCGTTCTCGGCGACGGCGAGTTGCAGGAAGGCTCCAACTGGGAAGCGGCGATGTCCGCCGGTCATCGCGGTCTCGACAATCTCGTCGCCATCGTCGACCGCAACCGCCTGCAGCAGGGCGCACGCACCGAGGAGACCGCCCGGCTCGATCCGCTTGCCGACAAGTGGCGTGCCTTCGGCTGGGACGCCGTCGAGGTCGACGGTCACGATCATGCGGCGCTCTTCGAGGTCTTCACCCGTCCCCGTCAGGGCAAGCCGCTCTGCATCGTCGCCAACACCACCAAGGGCAAGGGCGTTTCCTTCATCGAGGATCGCGTCGAGTGGCACCACAAGGTGCCGTCGCCAGAGCAGGTGCGTCAGGCGCTTGAGGAGCTTGGACAATGA
- a CDS encoding transketolase family protein: MSALAVAPAPIFDCRQAFAETLIELARADARVVAVCNDSVGSSNLNGFKAEFPDRLINVGIAEQNMVGVAAGLANGGFVPFVCAASPFLTGRALEQIKADVAYNGYHVVLCGMSPGMAYGELGPTHHSIEDLSWLRAITGLSIVVPADPEQTSAAVRWALGAGKPAFLRVGRVKVPSVTTSSEPFRFGKADVLREGRDLTIIATGTLVSRALEAADALAARSISARVVNMSTITPLDEAVIIEAAKETGAIVTAEEAMVEGGLGAAVAETVVRHCPVPMRLLGVPGFAPTGGAEFLLDHFGLSRDGIVAAALELKG; encoded by the coding sequence ATGAGTGCGCTTGCCGTCGCCCCGGCCCCCATCTTCGACTGCCGTCAGGCCTTCGCCGAAACGCTCATCGAACTCGCCCGTGCCGATGCGCGCGTCGTCGCGGTCTGCAACGACAGTGTCGGCTCCAGCAATCTCAACGGCTTCAAGGCCGAGTTCCCTGACAGGCTGATCAATGTCGGCATCGCCGAGCAGAACATGGTCGGCGTTGCGGCGGGTCTTGCCAACGGCGGCTTCGTGCCCTTCGTCTGTGCCGCCTCGCCTTTCCTGACGGGCCGCGCGCTGGAGCAGATCAAGGCGGATGTCGCCTACAACGGCTATCACGTCGTTCTGTGCGGCATGAGCCCCGGCATGGCCTATGGTGAACTCGGGCCGACCCATCATTCCATCGAGGATCTGTCCTGGCTGCGGGCGATCACGGGCCTTTCCATCGTCGTGCCGGCGGATCCGGAACAGACGAGCGCCGCCGTACGCTGGGCGCTTGGCGCAGGCAAGCCGGCCTTCCTGCGTGTCGGGCGCGTCAAGGTTCCCTCGGTGACGACGTCATCGGAACCCTTCCGCTTCGGCAAGGCCGATGTGCTGCGCGAGGGCCGCGATCTCACGATCATCGCCACCGGAACATTGGTGTCTCGTGCGCTCGAAGCTGCCGACGCGCTGGCGGCCCGGTCGATCTCGGCGCGTGTCGTCAACATGTCGACGATCACGCCACTCGACGAAGCGGTCATCATTGAGGCGGCGAAAGAGACGGGGGCCATCGTCACGGCGGAAGAAGCCATGGTCGAAGGCGGCCTTGGCGCTGCCGTCGCCGAAACCGTCGTTCGCCATTGCCCCGTTCCGATGCGCCTGCTCGGCGTGCCGGGGTTCGCGCCGACGGGCGGCGCCGAATTCCTGCTCGATCATTTCGGCCTCAGCCGCGACGGCATCGTCGCCGCGGCGCTCGAACTGAAGGGATAA
- a CDS encoding acetate/propionate family kinase, which yields MQGRILVLNAGSTSLKFALLRRDLSRQLSGQLAGIGSEPTLAAKGADGPLPTDGWNADRASDVHGLIAALIGWIEGHLGPGGLIGIGHRVATGGLENAEHCLIDGPELERLKASVPLAPLHQPRNIEPIEALIRLHPHLPQVACFDTAFHRGLPPVASSYGLPRALTAEGARRYGYHGLSYEYVSRRLARLDPRAASGRVVIAHLGGGASLCALKDGVNVGTTMGFSPLSGLMMATRPGELDAGLVLWLLRRGMSADEIEALLYGEAGLKGVSGLTGDMKTLLESGALEARDAVELYLRRLTLELGGLIAVLGGLDTLVFTAGIGEHAAPIRSAVAEAFGWLGLRLGEDTGNGERCISATDSKVSAWVIPTDEELIVARHTARLIAKE from the coding sequence ATGCAGGGCCGTATTCTCGTTCTCAATGCCGGTTCGACCAGCCTGAAATTCGCGCTCCTCCGCCGCGATCTCAGCCGCCAGTTGAGCGGCCAGCTGGCCGGCATCGGGTCCGAACCGACGCTCGCGGCGAAGGGAGCTGACGGCCCGCTTCCCACCGACGGCTGGAATGCGGACCGGGCCAGCGATGTCCACGGACTGATCGCCGCGCTGATCGGCTGGATCGAGGGCCATCTCGGCCCTGGCGGCCTGATCGGCATCGGACATCGCGTCGCCACCGGCGGACTGGAGAACGCCGAGCATTGCCTGATCGACGGGCCGGAACTGGAGCGGCTCAAGGCCTCGGTGCCGCTCGCGCCCTTGCACCAGCCGCGCAACATCGAGCCCATCGAGGCGCTGATCCGGCTGCATCCGCACCTGCCGCAGGTCGCCTGTTTCGATACCGCCTTCCATCGCGGTTTGCCGCCGGTCGCGAGCAGCTACGGCCTGCCGCGCGCGTTGACCGCCGAGGGGGCAAGGCGCTACGGCTACCACGGTCTTTCCTATGAATATGTCTCGCGCCGGCTCGCCCGGCTGGACCCACGGGCCGCGTCCGGCCGTGTGGTGATCGCCCATCTCGGCGGCGGCGCCAGCCTCTGTGCCCTCAAGGACGGTGTCAACGTCGGCACCACGATGGGCTTCAGCCCGCTCTCCGGCCTGATGATGGCGACGAGACCGGGCGAGCTCGACGCCGGACTGGTTCTCTGGCTGCTGCGTCGTGGCATGAGCGCCGACGAGATCGAGGCGCTGCTCTATGGCGAGGCCGGCCTGAAGGGCGTCTCGGGACTGACCGGCGACATGAAGACCCTGCTGGAGAGTGGGGCGCTCGAGGCACGCGACGCCGTTGAGCTTTACCTGCGCCGGCTGACGCTGGAGTTGGGCGGTCTGATCGCGGTGCTTGGCGGGCTCGACACGCTCGTCTTCACGGCGGGCATCGGCGAGCACGCCGCCCCGATCCGCAGCGCCGTCGCCGAGGCTTTCGGTTGGCTCGGCCTTCGGCTCGGTGAGGATACCGGCAACGGCGAGCGCTGTATTTCGGCAACCGACAGCAAGGTTTCTGCCTGGGTGATTCCGACCGACGAGGAGTTGATCGTGGCGCGCCACACCGCGCGCCTCATCGCAAAGGAGTAA